One Mycoplasmopsis caviae DNA segment encodes these proteins:
- a CDS encoding DEAD/DEAH box helicase family protein, with protein MKLTKTQQNAVNELVNSFNLLEKNEVYFKAPTGSGKTFMIANVINELSKIYSDEKLFFIIATLSSAKLPNQMESNLHEYFQFIGGQHLEIEKVESPSVNEKVRNDKDLTLIARKNKIMILGTSSFGKGRLFTERGTLDSLLNQITNENFKLVYIRDEAHYGSESSTIKSIYKDYSIDKIKNLDINDENIKRIESRFEAKMQKIAHFTIKMTATPNNVKVKQIEITENDLLSDNVKLLKTNLIKNEGIKQANNEPIDDFRLLQVACKKFKEIKKIYDNPEKEPGLININPAMIIQVRDETSNDFCFEDDIKKVIEIIEENNLTWAKYFSNEKISFNSSNIKQKVNLKEISKNTSLVDCVIIKVGPAVGWNIPRACMLVQLRCVSSENLNIQTIGRIKRNPNPTFINNSVESISNNYWIYSSWAENSRKEWSYYVLQDNFKKSNSVKMNQTSFYQGKINRNLWQLAISDKEYSEKIMELLDAKEIINNLKELQVKWTISGKNDREKFIVSKEETINDNLNNYIPRIIEKITNCIELELYVKKFQYSNDSFLIKI; from the coding sequence ATGAAATTAACTAAAACACAACAAAATGCAGTTAATGAATTAGTGAATTCATTTAATTTATTAGAAAAAAATGAGGTTTATTTTAAAGCCCCAACTGGTAGTGGTAAAACATTTATGATTGCAAATGTAATTAACGAGCTTTCTAAAATATATAGTGACGAGAAACTGTTTTTCATTATTGCTACACTTTCATCTGCGAAATTGCCTAATCAAATGGAGTCAAATTTACATGAATATTTTCAGTTTATCGGTGGCCAGCATCTTGAAATTGAAAAAGTTGAATCACCAAGTGTTAATGAAAAAGTTAGGAATGATAAAGATTTGACACTTATTGCAAGAAAAAATAAAATAATGATTTTGGGGACATCATCTTTTGGAAAAGGAAGACTATTTACTGAACGGGGTACATTAGATTCACTTTTAAATCAAATTACTAATGAAAACTTCAAATTAGTTTACATTAGAGATGAGGCACATTATGGGAGTGAATCATCAACAATAAAATCAATTTATAAAGATTACTCAATAGACAAAATAAAAAATCTTGACATTAATGACGAAAATATTAAAAGGATAGAATCAAGATTTGAGGCAAAAATGCAAAAAATTGCTCATTTTACTATAAAAATGACTGCTACACCAAATAATGTAAAAGTAAAACAAATTGAAATTACTGAAAATGATTTGCTTTCAGATAATGTAAAACTCTTGAAGACTAATCTTATAAAAAATGAAGGTATTAAACAGGCTAATAATGAACCAATAGATGATTTTAGACTTTTACAAGTGGCCTGTAAAAAATTTAAAGAAATTAAAAAAATATATGATAACCCTGAAAAAGAACCAGGTTTAATCAACATTAATCCTGCAATGATTATCCAGGTTAGAGATGAAACGAGCAATGATTTTTGTTTTGAAGATGACATAAAAAAAGTTATTGAAATTATCGAAGAAAATAACTTAACATGAGCTAAGTATTTTAGCAACGAAAAAATAAGTTTTAATTCATCAAATATAAAGCAAAAAGTAAATTTAAAGGAAATATCAAAAAATACCTCACTTGTTGATTGTGTAATAATTAAGGTTGGGCCTGCTGTGGGTTGAAATATTCCACGTGCTTGTATGCTTGTCCAACTTCGTTGTGTTTCATCTGAAAATTTAAATATCCAGACAATTGGAAGAATTAAAAGAAACCCGAACCCAACATTTATAAATAATTCTGTTGAATCAATTTCGAATAATTACTGAATTTATTCATCATGAGCAGAAAATTCAAGAAAAGAATGAAGTTATTATGTTTTGCAAGATAATTTCAAGAAAAGTAATTCTGTCAAAATGAACCAAACAAGTTTTTATCAAGGAAAAATAAATAGAAACTTGTGACAATTAGCTATTAGTGATAAAGAATATAGCGAAAAAATAATGGAGTTACTTGATGCTAAAGAAATAATTAATAATCTGAAAGAACTTCAAGTCAAATGAACAATTTCAGGTAAAAATGATAGAGAAAAATTTATTGTTTCAAAAGAAGAAACAATAAATGATAATCTTAATAACTATATTCCAAGAATAATTGAAAAGATAACAAATTGTATAGAGTTGGAACTTTATGTTAAAAAATTTCAGTATTCAAATGATTCTTTTTTAATCAAAATATAA
- a CDS encoding ATP-dependent Clp protease ATP-binding subunit: MDFNLDDLFGANENNNNKSSDPLKIYGRNLTDLAARNELDPVINRDDEIRRMIRILSRKTKNNPVLVGEPGVGKTAIVEGLARKIVEGQVPENLKGKDIFELDLAALIAGASYQGQFEKRLKDVLKRIEESNGDIIVFIDEIHMLIGTGRNAGGGMDAANIIKPLMARGKMHLIGATTFDEYRKYIEKDAALERRMQRVDVLEPSIDDTITILRGIKARFENYHNVKIQDDALVSAARLSSRYISDRFLPDKAIDLVDEAAATIKTEINFEPEALEKAKQKLAKLKMEKIAITSEDKKKHTTRIKEIDIEIKDVEAEIKLLKDKWNSEKKKLEDLSKLKSKLDDARHRLNIYQKETDYEKASKILYDEIPTIKKMIEATEKEISQSGNSIVKDSVTSEEIANIVSKWTKIPISKLLESDKEKLLNLEADLKKRIKGQNNAIRLVSQAVLRAKANINDPNRPLASFLFTGPTGVGKTELARTLAYSLFDSEKQMIRLDMSEYMEKHSVSKILGAPPGYVGYDSGGSLAEKIRKNPYTILLFDEIEKADRDVLNILLQMMDNGAITDSNGRVINCRNLIIIMTSNLGSQEILKHLDQMPSIKAELLKFLTPEFVNRIDEIIKFDPLSNDVINEIVELELQKLSERMRDVKDVKISFTNKAIEFVGSSAYDENFGARPIKRFIQNKIESLLAYKIIDGSIRSGKSYKIDIFAGNFVIKEA, encoded by the coding sequence ATGGATTTTAATTTAGATGATTTATTTGGAGCAAACGAAAACAATAATAACAAATCTAGCGACCCATTAAAAATCTATGGAAGAAATCTCACTGATTTAGCTGCAAGAAATGAACTTGATCCTGTTATTAACAGAGATGATGAAATCAGAAGAATGATTCGAATATTAAGTAGAAAAACAAAAAATAACCCTGTTTTAGTTGGTGAACCTGGTGTTGGTAAAACTGCTATTGTTGAAGGGCTAGCTCGCAAAATTGTCGAGGGTCAAGTGCCAGAAAATTTAAAAGGAAAAGATATTTTCGAACTTGATTTAGCAGCACTAATTGCCGGCGCATCATACCAAGGACAATTTGAAAAAAGGCTTAAAGATGTACTAAAGAGAATTGAAGAATCTAATGGTGACATTATAGTTTTTATTGATGAAATTCATATGCTTATTGGAACTGGCAGAAATGCTGGTGGTGGTATGGATGCTGCAAATATTATTAAACCACTGATGGCAAGAGGAAAAATGCACTTAATTGGTGCAACAACTTTTGATGAATATAGAAAATATATTGAAAAAGATGCTGCACTCGAGCGAAGAATGCAAAGAGTTGACGTTTTAGAGCCATCTATCGATGACACAATAACTATTTTGCGTGGTATAAAAGCACGTTTTGAAAATTATCATAATGTTAAAATTCAAGATGATGCATTAGTTTCAGCTGCCCGACTTTCATCAAGATATATTTCAGATAGATTTCTACCTGACAAGGCAATTGACTTAGTTGATGAAGCAGCTGCAACAATTAAAACAGAAATTAATTTTGAACCCGAAGCACTAGAAAAAGCTAAGCAAAAATTGGCAAAACTTAAAATGGAAAAAATTGCTATTACTAGTGAAGACAAGAAAAAACATACTACAAGAATTAAAGAGATAGATATTGAAATTAAGGATGTAGAAGCAGAAATTAAATTATTAAAAGACAAATGAAATTCTGAAAAGAAAAAACTCGAAGATCTTTCAAAATTGAAGAGCAAACTAGACGATGCAAGACATAGACTTAATATTTATCAAAAAGAAACCGATTATGAAAAAGCATCAAAAATTCTTTATGATGAAATTCCAACCATTAAAAAGATGATTGAAGCTACTGAGAAGGAAATATCTCAATCAGGCAATTCAATTGTAAAGGATAGTGTTACAAGTGAAGAAATAGCAAATATTGTTTCGAAGTGAACTAAAATACCAATTTCAAAACTCTTGGAGAGCGATAAAGAAAAATTATTAAACCTTGAAGCAGATTTAAAGAAAAGAATTAAAGGTCAAAATAATGCGATTAGATTAGTTTCACAGGCTGTATTAAGAGCAAAAGCTAACATTAATGATCCTAATAGGCCGCTTGCTAGTTTTCTTTTCACTGGACCAACAGGTGTTGGTAAAACTGAATTAGCAAGAACACTTGCTTATTCTCTATTTGACAGTGAAAAACAAATGATTAGGCTTGATATGTCTGAGTACATGGAAAAACACAGCGTGTCTAAGATTCTTGGAGCTCCTCCAGGTTATGTTGGATATGATAGTGGTGGTTCATTAGCTGAAAAAATTAGAAAGAACCCATATACAATTTTACTTTTTGATGAAATAGAAAAGGCTGACCGCGACGTTTTAAATATTTTGCTTCAAATGATGGATAACGGGGCAATTACTGATTCAAATGGACGTGTTATCAATTGTCGCAATTTAATTATTATTATGACAAGTAACCTTGGCTCACAGGAAATATTGAAACATCTTGATCAGATGCCAAGTATTAAAGCAGAATTACTTAAATTTTTAACACCAGAATTTGTTAATAGAATTGATGAAATTATTAAATTTGATCCGTTAAGCAATGATGTAATTAATGAAATCGTTGAACTTGAACTCCAAAAACTCTCAGAGAGAATGAGAGATGTAAAAGATGTCAAGATTTCATTTACTAATAAAGCGATTGAATTTGTTGGTAGTTCAGCATATGATGAAAATTTTGGTGCTAGACCAATTAAAAGATTTATACAAAACAAAATTGAAAGTTTACTTGCTTACAAAATTATTGATGGATCAATTAGAAGTGGTAAGAGCTACAAAATAGATATTTTTGCAGGTAATTTTGTTATCAAAGAAGCATAA
- the rplS gene encoding 50S ribosomal protein L19, producing the protein MRNKLIELVESSQLRTDFPEFRVGDNVKVHVRIREGEKERIQIFEGLVISKKESGTRNTFTVRKISFGIGVNRTFPLHSPMIASIEVVRSNKVRRAKLYYMKNRSGKSARLKEIKRTK; encoded by the coding sequence ATGAGAAATAAATTAATCGAATTAGTTGAATCAAGTCAATTACGTACTGATTTTCCTGAATTTAGAGTTGGAGATAATGTTAAGGTTCACGTTCGTATTCGTGAAGGCGAAAAAGAACGTATCCAAATTTTTGAAGGTTTAGTAATTAGCAAAAAAGAATCAGGTACTCGTAACACATTTACAGTTAGAAAAATTTCTTTTGGTATTGGTGTTAATAGAACATTTCCATTACACTCACCAATGATTGCTTCAATTGAAGTTGTTCGTTCAAACAAAGTACGTCGTGCAAAACTTTACTACATGAAGAATAGAAGTGGTAAAAGCGCACGTCTTAAAGAAATTAAACGTACAAAGTAA
- a CDS encoding DpnII family type II restriction endonuclease → MIRDFEQWFKTLTPTIVGYDYYVDFAKINNDLLKYKRELEKFCSIGQCEDISLEFKRLYDNDKNVLKILPSLLAIRNSYLQIYEDQKIKELDFERMTNKFIDYAEFFEKSGLKKWLNNKSNDYVLGYFDGVQVGINSNARKNRTGSAMELLVEKFIKEAGFIEGKTYFKQVKFNKIDELTSLHIANAFAINFNKKFDFIILKENKVYAIEVNFYMSGGSKLNEIIRSYEKLYFSTKDIENFEFVWITDGINGWKTCKNNLRQIFEQNLKIFNINDLNNDVLRSLK, encoded by the coding sequence ATGATAAGAGATTTTGAGCAATGATTTAAAACATTAACACCTACAATTGTTGGTTATGACTATTATGTAGATTTTGCAAAGATAAATAATGACTTACTTAAGTATAAAAGGGAACTAGAAAAATTTTGCAGTATTGGACAATGTGAAGATATATCCTTGGAATTTAAACGACTATATGACAATGATAAAAATGTATTAAAGATTCTTCCTAGTTTACTTGCAATTAGAAATAGTTATCTTCAAATTTATGAAGATCAAAAAATAAAGGAATTAGATTTTGAAAGAATGACTAACAAGTTTATAGACTATGCTGAATTTTTTGAGAAATCCGGTTTAAAAAAGTGATTGAATAATAAAAGTAACGACTATGTGCTGGGATATTTTGATGGTGTACAAGTAGGCATTAATTCAAATGCTAGAAAAAACAGAACAGGTTCTGCCATGGAATTACTTGTTGAAAAATTTATAAAGGAAGCTGGATTTATAGAAGGTAAAACATATTTTAAACAAGTTAAATTTAATAAAATCGATGAGTTAACAAGTCTACATATTGCTAATGCTTTTGCAATTAATTTTAATAAAAAATTTGATTTTATAATTCTTAAAGAAAATAAAGTTTATGCTATTGAAGTTAATTTTTATATGTCAGGTGGTTCAAAACTAAACGAAATAATAAGAAGTTATGAAAAATTATATTTTTCCACAAAAGATATTGAGAATTTTGAGTTTGTGTGAATAACGGATGGTATTAATGGTTGAAAAACATGTAAGAATAATTTACGACAAATATTTGAACAAAACCTAAAAATATTTAATATAAACGACTTGAATAATGATGTTTTAAGGTCCTTAAAATAA
- a CDS encoding Dam family site-specific DNA-(adenine-N6)-methyltransferase has protein sequence MNSILKNVGNTIKQERKLKNMTQLELAKLSGVERTQLTRIENGKVLGVSFETIIKLYKAIGLENIHIGNKEERLLPFVKWAGGKTQLIDKLKTFLPKSYNNYFEPFVGGGALLLNLKPKSFLINDSNRELINVYRCLKNDDEFIKLKTELVKHENNHNEEYYYKIRDLDKNNNYNNLPNYIKAARTIYLNKTCFNGLYRVNSKGFFNVPSGKRTSVNCFDRNNFDRLKNFFNNTQNQISCEDFETFCEKANKNDFIYFDPPYDVIENKNTFISYNAEIFGKDEQIRLANVFKKLDKKGIKLMLSNHNTKLVNELYKEFNINVVKAKRMINSNGDGRGDVEEVIITNYRG, from the coding sequence ATGAACTCAATATTAAAAAATGTTGGCAACACGATTAAGCAAGAAAGAAAACTAAAAAATATGACACAACTTGAGCTTGCAAAATTAAGTGGCGTTGAAAGAACTCAATTAACAAGAATTGAGAACGGAAAAGTTTTGGGTGTTAGTTTTGAAACAATAATTAAATTATATAAGGCTATAGGCCTCGAAAATATTCACATTGGAAATAAAGAAGAAAGACTTTTGCCATTTGTTAAGTGAGCTGGTGGAAAGACACAATTAATTGATAAACTCAAAACATTTTTGCCTAAATCTTATAATAATTATTTTGAACCTTTTGTTGGTGGGGGAGCATTATTATTAAATCTCAAGCCAAAAAGTTTTTTAATTAATGATTCAAATAGAGAATTAATTAATGTGTATAGATGCTTAAAAAATGATGATGAATTTATTAAATTAAAGACCGAATTAGTAAAACATGAGAATAATCATAATGAAGAATATTACTATAAAATAAGGGATTTGGACAAAAACAATAACTATAATAATCTGCCAAATTACATAAAGGCAGCAAGAACAATCTACTTGAACAAAACATGTTTCAATGGGCTTTACAGAGTAAATTCAAAAGGTTTTTTTAATGTTCCTTCTGGAAAAAGAACATCAGTTAACTGTTTTGATAGAAACAATTTTGATAGATTAAAAAACTTTTTTAATAACACACAAAATCAAATTTCTTGTGAAGATTTTGAAACTTTTTGTGAAAAGGCAAATAAAAATGATTTTATTTATTTTGACCCGCCATATGATGTAATAGAAAACAAGAATACATTTATTTCATACAATGCAGAAATTTTTGGAAAAGATGAGCAAATACGATTAGCAAACGTTTTTAAAAAATTAGATAAAAAGGGCATAAAACTTATGTTAAGCAATCATAATACAAAACTTGTTAATGAACTTTATAAGGAATTTAACATCAATGTTGTTAAGGCAAAAAGAATGATTAATTCAAACGGGGATGGTCGTGGCGATGTTGAGGAAGTAATCATTACAAATTATAGGGGGTAA
- a CDS encoding type III restriction endonuclease subunit M → MNKNEVLNSFIQTINDWSKNEINDDQKNLIINILKKSDKEDLHNVMQLLLRRIKVGFTFDEALNTNKTTISLLKFDDRKSFVNNENTESPYENTLIIGENYDALKNLLVIENERERERDRLALRAFTI, encoded by the coding sequence ATGAATAAAAACGAAGTTTTAAATAGTTTCATACAGACTATTAATGATTGGTCTAAAAACGAAATTAACGATGACCAAAAAAATTTGATAATAAATATTTTAAAAAAATCTGATAAAGAAGACCTACACAATGTTATGCAACTTTTATTAAGAAGAATAAAAGTTGGTTTTACTTTTGATGAGGCTCTAAACACAAATAAAACAACAATATCGTTACTAAAATTTGATGACAGAAAGTCTTTTGTTAATAATGAAAATACTGAGTCTCCATATGAAAATACACTAATTATTGGTGAAAATTATGACGCACTAAAAAATCTACTAGTAATAGAGAATGAGAGAGAGAGAGAGAGAGATCGCTTAGCTCTTCGAGCTTTTACGATTTAA
- a CDS encoding site-specific DNA-methyltransferase yields the protein MWKYTNYWWKLWRTKKSTSNREWERERERSLSSSSFYDLIYIDPPYNTESAKTDSVSFNNNDTESKKQKFIYRDKFSRTGWLNIMNERLKIAKNLLKDNGVIFVSIDDNEHAYLRVLMDEIFGEENFVCNFVWQKKNEGSASDSKFIKNLVEYVLMYAKNIDELSTNDELIDTELGNYKYEDEYINERGKFLLKQLDGASLTWGQSLDYPITYEGETYYAGGSKSKWERRMKGEHAEKDWRWRWSKKSVEWGIKNNFLVFKNGKVYSKQYQYVNNKNEKINRTKKFSNLILNMHNSIGTQEQKDIFGTKVFDHPKPTNLIKFLINLIPEKNIRVLDFFAGSGTTGHAILELNREDGGNRTFTLVTNNENDIATKICYERLYRINNGIGTNNEYFDWIKKNKHFSQNLKVFNVEYFGTELFNSENDMQNIKQSFFNSLVDNGINIQNIDKDDTNIYYDLLSLMPQKKEKDEIN from the coding sequence ATATGAAAATACACTAATTATTGGTGAAAATTATGACGCACTAAAAAATCTACTAGTAATAGAGAATGAGAGAGAGAGAGAGAGAGATCGCTTAGCTCTTCGAGCTTTTACGATTTAATTTACATTGACCCACCTTACAACACAGAATCAGCAAAGACAGATTCCGTTTCATTTAATAATAATGATACAGAATCAAAGAAACAAAAATTCATTTATCGCGACAAATTTAGTCGAACAGGTTGACTAAACATAATGAACGAAAGATTAAAAATAGCAAAAAACCTATTAAAAGATAATGGGGTTATTTTTGTTTCAATTGACGATAACGAACATGCATATCTAAGAGTTTTAATGGATGAAATTTTTGGGGAAGAAAATTTTGTTTGCAACTTTGTTTGACAAAAGAAAAATGAAGGTTCAGCATCAGATTCTAAATTTATTAAAAATTTAGTTGAATATGTTTTAATGTATGCAAAAAACATTGATGAATTAAGTACTAATGATGAACTTATTGATACTGAATTAGGTAATTATAAATATGAAGATGAGTACATAAATGAAAGAGGAAAATTTTTATTAAAACAATTGGATGGGGCTTCTCTTACATGGGGACAAAGTTTGGACTATCCTATTACTTATGAGGGTGAAACATATTATGCAGGTGGGTCAAAATCTAAATGAGAAAGAAGAATGAAAGGGGAACATGCTGAAAAAGATTGGCGGTGAAGATGAAGCAAAAAAAGTGTTGAATGAGGTATAAAAAACAATTTTTTAGTTTTTAAAAATGGAAAAGTTTATTCAAAGCAATATCAATATGTAAATAACAAAAATGAAAAAATTAATAGAACTAAAAAGTTTTCAAATTTAATTTTAAATATGCACAATTCAATAGGAACACAAGAACAAAAAGATATCTTCGGTACAAAAGTTTTTGATCATCCAAAACCAACAAATTTAATTAAATTCTTAATTAATTTAATACCTGAAAAAAATATAAGAGTTCTTGATTTTTTTGCCGGTTCAGGTACAACAGGCCATGCAATTTTAGAATTGAATAGAGAAGATGGTGGAAATAGAACTTTTACACTTGTAACTAATAATGAAAATGATATAGCAACAAAAATTTGTTATGAGCGACTATACAGAATTAACAATGGCATTGGTACAAATAATGAATATTTTGATTGGATTAAAAAGAATAAACATTTTAGTCAAAATTTGAAGGTATTTAATGTAGAATATTTTGGTACTGAATTATTTAATTCTGAAAATGATATGCAAAATATCAAACAATCTTTCTTTAATTCACTCGTTGATAATGGAATAAATATTCAAAATATTGATAAGGACGACACTAATATTTATTATGATTTGCTTTCATTAATGCCACAAAAAAAGGAAAAAGATGAAATTAACTAA
- the trmD gene encoding tRNA (guanosine(37)-N1)-methyltransferase TrmD, giving the protein MKINFLTLFPNYYKPFVEESIISRAIEKKLIEINVVDFRLFSRDKHHKVDDEIFGGGHGMLLQIEPIDLALDSLKGRGGYKILVTPQGKKFDQKIANELSKHKEITFISGRYEGFDERIVDLVDEEISIGDYVLTGGELPSMVMADSIIRLVPGVIREESFANDSFQNDGLLDYPQYTRPRVYVSKSNNKSLIVPEVLLNGNHAEIEKWKRDAQLNKTMKNRPDIIERIKNEK; this is encoded by the coding sequence ATGAAAATAAACTTTTTAACTCTTTTTCCAAATTACTACAAACCTTTTGTAGAAGAATCAATTATTTCAAGAGCAATTGAAAAAAAGTTAATTGAAATTAACGTTGTTGACTTTAGGTTGTTCAGTAGAGATAAACACCACAAGGTTGATGATGAAATCTTTGGTGGCGGTCATGGAATGCTTTTGCAAATAGAACCTATTGACCTTGCACTTGATTCTCTTAAAGGAAGAGGCGGATATAAAATTCTTGTAACCCCTCAAGGTAAGAAATTTGATCAAAAAATAGCAAATGAATTATCAAAACATAAAGAAATAACATTTATTTCTGGTCGTTATGAAGGTTTTGATGAAAGAATTGTTGATTTAGTTGATGAAGAGATTTCAATTGGTGACTATGTCTTAACTGGTGGCGAATTACCTTCAATGGTAATGGCTGATAGTATCATAAGATTAGTTCCTGGCGTAATTAGAGAAGAAAGTTTTGCAAACGATTCATTTCAAAATGATGGTTTATTGGATTATCCGCAATATACAAGGCCAAGAGTGTATGTTAGTAAATCAAACAACAAATCTCTTATTGTTCCGGAAGTATTACTTAATGGAAATCATGCAGAAATTGAAAAATGAAAAAGAGATGCTCAATTGAATAAAACAATGAAGAATCGTCCAGATATAATTGAAAGGATTAAAAATGAGAAATAA
- the trmB gene encoding tRNA (guanosine(46)-N7)-methyltransferase TrmB, which produces MRLRNDKEAPNKLEDSNLLITKNQYPIILKPTDVVEIGMGKGEMITQLAQANQDINYYGLEKFATVAAKCIKKAKEYELKNFKIILEDAKEIENIFKGTCGTIWLTFSDPWPKVRHFKRRLTYKDFLEKYKLIMNKDTILKFKSDNDKLYEFSLESFKENDWEIIDHGKDLHASKYAKDNVMTGYEVKWSNAGKNINFIFTKLKNK; this is translated from the coding sequence ATGAGATTAAGAAATGACAAAGAAGCACCAAATAAACTTGAAGATTCTAACTTATTAATTACAAAAAATCAATATCCAATTATTTTAAAACCTACTGATGTTGTTGAAATTGGGATGGGTAAAGGCGAAATGATTACTCAACTTGCACAAGCAAATCAAGATATTAATTATTATGGTCTTGAAAAATTTGCAACAGTTGCTGCCAAATGTATTAAAAAAGCAAAAGAATATGAACTTAAAAATTTTAAAATTATTCTTGAAGATGCAAAAGAAATTGAAAATATTTTTAAAGGAACATGCGGAACAATTTGATTAACTTTTAGCGACCCTTGACCTAAAGTTCGACATTTTAAAAGAAGATTAACATATAAAGATTTCTTAGAAAAATATAAGTTAATAATGAACAAAGACACAATATTGAAATTTAAAAGTGATAATGATAAATTATATGAATTTTCATTAGAGAGTTTTAAGGAAAATGACTGAGAAATTATCGATCACGGCAAAGATTTACATGCCAGTAAGTATGCTAAGGATAATGTAATGACTGGTTATGAAGTTAAATGAAGTAATGCTGGTAAGAATATTAACTTTATTTTTACAAAGCTTAAAAATAAATAA